The Streptomyces seoulensis genome contains a region encoding:
- the ribH gene encoding 6,7-dimethyl-8-ribityllumazine synthase, with translation MSGKGAPEISVRSNVSDLRVAVIAAQWHEKVMDGLVNGALRALHDLGIDEPTLIRVPGSFELPVAAKVLADRGYHAVVALGVVIRGGTPHFDYVCQGVAQGLTQVSVETGVPVGFGVLTCDTEEQALDRAGIEGSSEDKGHEAVTAAVATAATLRSVSEPWH, from the coding sequence GTGAGCGGCAAGGGTGCACCGGAGATCTCCGTACGCAGCAACGTCAGCGACCTCAGGGTCGCCGTCATCGCGGCGCAGTGGCACGAGAAGGTGATGGACGGTCTGGTGAACGGCGCCCTGCGCGCCCTGCACGACCTGGGGATCGACGAGCCGACCCTGATCAGGGTCCCCGGCAGCTTCGAACTCCCCGTCGCCGCCAAGGTCCTGGCCGACCGCGGCTACCACGCCGTCGTCGCCCTCGGTGTCGTCATCCGCGGCGGCACCCCCCACTTCGACTACGTGTGCCAGGGCGTCGCCCAGGGCCTCACCCAGGTCTCGGTGGAGACCGGCGTCCCCGTCGGCTTCGGCGTCCTCACCTGTGACACCGAGGAGCAGGCCCTGGACCGGGCCGGCATCGAGGGCTCCAGCGAGGACAAGGGCCACGAGGCGGTCACCGCGGCGGTCGCCACGGCGGCCACCCTGCGCTCGGTGTCCGAACCCTGGCACTGA
- a CDS encoding phosphoribosyl-ATP diphosphatase, with amino-acid sequence MSNKTFEELFTELQHKAATGDPATSRTAELVGKGVHAIGKKVVEEAAEVWMAAEYEGKEAAAEEISQLLYHVQVMMVARGISLDDVYAHL; translated from the coding sequence ATGTCCAATAAGACGTTCGAGGAGCTCTTCACCGAGCTCCAGCACAAGGCAGCCACCGGCGACCCCGCCACCTCCCGCACCGCGGAACTGGTCGGCAAAGGTGTCCATGCCATCGGCAAGAAGGTCGTAGAAGAGGCCGCCGAGGTCTGGATGGCCGCCGAGTACGAGGGCAAGGAAGCCGCTGCCGAGGAGATCTCGCAGTTGCTGTACCACGTCCAGGTGATGATGGTCGCCCGCGGTATCTCGCTGGACGACGTCTACGCCCACCTGTGA
- the hisG gene encoding ATP phosphoribosyltransferase, whose protein sequence is MLRIAVPNKGSLSGPAGDMLHEAGYRQRRESKELRTVDPVNEVEFFYLRPRDIAIYVSSGQLDIGITGRDLLIDSGAGAEEILPLGFARSTFHFAARPGTFAGTADLKGRTVATSYEGIVGRHLADNAIDASVVHLDGAVETAIELGVAEIIADVVETGTSLRNAGLEVFGEPIMKSEAVVIRRTGADTDEPKVQQFLRRLQGVLVARTYVMMDYDCRVEQLEKAVALTPGLESPTVSPLHNEGWVAVRAMVPAKEAQRIMDDLYAIGARAILTTAIHACRL, encoded by the coding sequence ATGCTGCGCATCGCCGTCCCCAACAAGGGTTCCCTGTCCGGACCTGCGGGGGACATGCTGCATGAGGCCGGCTACCGGCAGCGGCGGGAGTCCAAGGAACTGCGGACCGTGGACCCGGTGAACGAGGTCGAGTTCTTCTACCTCCGCCCCCGGGACATCGCCATCTACGTCTCCTCCGGGCAGCTCGACATCGGCATCACCGGCCGCGACCTGCTGATCGACTCCGGCGCCGGCGCCGAGGAGATCCTCCCCCTCGGCTTCGCCCGCTCCACCTTCCACTTCGCCGCCCGCCCCGGCACCTTCGCGGGTACGGCGGACCTCAAGGGCCGCACGGTCGCCACCTCCTACGAGGGCATCGTCGGCCGCCACCTCGCGGACAACGCCATCGACGCCTCCGTGGTCCACCTCGACGGCGCGGTGGAGACCGCGATCGAGCTGGGCGTGGCGGAGATCATCGCGGACGTGGTGGAGACCGGCACCTCGCTGCGCAACGCCGGGCTCGAGGTCTTCGGCGAGCCCATCATGAAGTCCGAGGCCGTCGTGATCCGCCGCACCGGCGCCGACACCGACGAGCCCAAGGTCCAGCAGTTCCTGCGCCGCCTCCAGGGCGTCCTGGTCGCGCGGACCTACGTGATGATGGACTACGACTGCCGCGTGGAGCAGCTCGAGAAGGCCGTCGCGCTCACGCCGGGCCTGGAGTCCCCGACCGTCTCCCCGCTGCACAACGAGGGCTGGGTCGCCGTGCGCGCCATGGTCCCCGCCAAGGAGGCCCAGCGGATCATGGACGACCTGTACGCCATCGGCGCGCGGGCCATCCTGACCACGGCCATCCACGCCTGCCGTCTCTGA
- a CDS encoding PH domain-containing protein — protein sequence MSELPEPPAPPALPLTFRPGHTRVILLTAGVAIFLVVAVIALLLDMGPGERLTFIVTGALMAWVLARLARVKVVADDSGVTVVNIAGSRRLAWAEIVRVNLRPGDPWVFLDLNDGTSLAALGIQPGVAKQRAIADARTLRTLVEQQAPRDPEFPRS from the coding sequence GTGTCCGAGCTTCCCGAGCCCCCCGCTCCGCCCGCCCTCCCGCTCACCTTCCGGCCGGGACACACCCGGGTGATCCTGCTCACCGCCGGCGTGGCGATCTTCCTGGTCGTCGCCGTCATCGCCCTGCTGCTGGACATGGGACCGGGGGAGCGGCTCACCTTCATCGTCACCGGGGCCCTGATGGCCTGGGTGCTGGCCAGGCTGGCCCGCGTCAAGGTCGTCGCCGACGACTCCGGCGTCACCGTCGTCAACATCGCGGGCAGCCGCCGCCTGGCCTGGGCCGAGATCGTGCGGGTCAACCTGCGTCCGGGGGACCCCTGGGTGTTCCTCGACCTCAACGACGGCACCAGCCTGGCCGCGCTCGGCATCCAGCCCGGCGTCGCCAAGCAGCGTGCCATCGCCGACGCGCGGACACTGCGCACTCTGGTGGAGCAGCAGGCGCCGCGCGATCCGGAGTTCCCCCGGAGCTGA
- a CDS encoding hemolysin family protein, producing the protein MSIPLLLLGAAFLLILANGFFVAAEFGLVTVERQDAEQAAAEGDKRARTVVQSLKELSFQLSGTQLGITITSLVVGMLAEPALADLLSGPFRALGVPEGAVSGVAVVFGMLLASAIQMVVGELVPKNWAVSKPLQVARFVAGPQHVFSRLFRPVISVLNTVANRLVRALGVEPADELASARTPGELVSLARHSAQAGALEQDTADLFVRTLSLGDLTAQHVMTPRVKVSALQDSATAEDVVNLTRATGLSRFPVYREKIDEVVGMVHLKDALAVPAHERLRTPVARIAGKALLVPETLPVRPLLTRLRSEQPIAVVVDEYGGTAGVVTLEDIVEELVGEVRDEHDRQDVPEVAPAPPEDGHPAWDVDGGCRVDVLHRIGLDAPEGPYETVAGLVADLLGRIPAPGDRAELPGWRLSVRQVRHYRAERVRLVRTAPVAQPMEAAR; encoded by the coding sequence ATGAGCATCCCCCTGCTGCTCCTTGGAGCGGCCTTCCTGCTGATCCTCGCCAACGGCTTCTTCGTGGCCGCCGAGTTCGGCCTCGTCACCGTCGAGCGCCAGGACGCCGAGCAGGCCGCGGCCGAGGGCGACAAGCGCGCCCGTACGGTCGTCCAGTCGCTGAAGGAACTCTCCTTCCAGCTCTCCGGCACCCAGCTCGGCATCACCATCACCTCGCTCGTCGTCGGCATGCTCGCCGAACCGGCCCTGGCCGACCTGCTCAGCGGCCCGTTCAGGGCGCTCGGCGTGCCCGAGGGCGCCGTCTCCGGTGTCGCCGTGGTCTTCGGCATGCTGCTGGCCTCCGCGATCCAGATGGTGGTCGGTGAGCTGGTCCCCAAGAACTGGGCGGTCTCCAAGCCGCTCCAGGTCGCACGCTTCGTCGCGGGCCCGCAGCACGTGTTCTCGCGGCTGTTCCGGCCGGTGATCTCCGTGCTCAACACGGTCGCCAACCGGCTGGTGCGCGCCCTCGGCGTCGAACCGGCCGACGAGCTGGCCTCCGCCCGCACCCCCGGCGAGCTGGTCTCCCTGGCCAGGCACTCCGCCCAGGCCGGAGCCCTGGAGCAGGACACGGCCGACCTGTTCGTCCGCACCCTGTCCCTCGGCGACCTGACCGCCCAGCACGTCATGACCCCGCGCGTGAAGGTCAGCGCGCTCCAGGACTCGGCCACCGCCGAGGACGTCGTCAACCTCACCCGTGCCACCGGCCTGTCCCGCTTCCCCGTCTACCGGGAGAAGATCGACGAGGTCGTCGGCATGGTCCACCTCAAGGACGCCCTGGCCGTGCCGGCGCACGAACGCCTTCGCACCCCGGTGGCCCGCATCGCCGGCAAGGCGCTGCTGGTCCCCGAGACCCTGCCGGTGCGCCCCCTGCTGACCCGGCTGCGCAGCGAGCAGCCCATCGCGGTCGTCGTCGACGAGTACGGCGGCACGGCGGGCGTGGTCACGCTGGAGGACATCGTCGAGGAACTGGTCGGCGAGGTCCGCGACGAGCACGACCGCCAGGACGTGCCCGAGGTCGCCCCCGCCCCGCCCGAGGACGGCCACCCCGCCTGGGACGTGGACGGCGGCTGCCGCGTCGACGTACTGCACCGCATCGGCCTCGACGCCCCCGAGGGGCCCTACGAGACCGTCGCCGGACTCGTGGCCGACCTGCTCGGCCGCATCCCGGCCCCCGGCGACCGGGCCGAACTGCCCGGCTGGCGGCTCTCCGTGCGCCAGGTCCGCCACTACCGCGCCGAGCGGGTCCGCCTGGTCCGGACGGCACCCGTCGCCCAGCCGATGGAGGCCGCCCGATGA
- a CDS encoding hemolysin family protein, giving the protein MSVVQLLFAALLVLANGFFVGAEFALVSVRRSQIEPLGTARARQVLHGLERLPQMMAAAQFGITVCSLTLGAVAEPTVAHLLEPLFEAVRLPEGVIHPLGYVIALAAVVFFHLVIGEMVPKNLAMAAPEKAALWLGPGLVYFARICRPVTVALGACAQGILRLFRVEPKDEVEAVVTSEQLNRLLEDSGQAGLLDPEAQERLEDALELGSRPVTDVLLKRETLVTVPPSVTPGEIVELTARTGYSRFPVAAGTGAFMGYVHVKDVLDLEDSDRAVPQHVWRPMATLRAELPLDDALTVMRRAATHLAQVADASGRVLGLVALEDALELLVGEVHDPAHPETPEPVAPKAEPVPLRPAPARPRQSGEPEQALAT; this is encoded by the coding sequence ATGAGCGTCGTCCAACTCCTCTTCGCCGCGCTGCTCGTCCTCGCCAACGGATTCTTCGTCGGCGCCGAGTTCGCGCTCGTCTCCGTGCGGCGCAGCCAGATCGAGCCGCTCGGCACCGCGCGCGCCCGCCAGGTGCTGCACGGACTGGAGCGGCTGCCGCAGATGATGGCGGCGGCCCAGTTCGGCATCACCGTCTGCTCGCTGACCCTGGGCGCGGTGGCCGAGCCGACCGTGGCCCACCTGCTGGAGCCGCTGTTCGAGGCCGTCCGTCTCCCCGAGGGCGTGATCCACCCGCTGGGCTATGTGATCGCGCTGGCCGCGGTGGTCTTCTTCCACCTGGTCATCGGTGAGATGGTGCCGAAGAACCTGGCCATGGCCGCGCCCGAGAAGGCCGCGCTGTGGCTCGGTCCGGGCCTGGTGTACTTCGCCCGGATCTGCAGGCCGGTCACCGTGGCGCTCGGCGCCTGCGCCCAGGGCATCCTGCGGCTCTTCCGCGTCGAACCCAAGGACGAGGTCGAGGCCGTCGTCACCAGCGAGCAGCTCAACCGCCTGCTGGAGGACTCCGGCCAGGCCGGTCTGCTCGACCCGGAGGCGCAGGAGCGGCTGGAGGACGCCCTCGAACTGGGCTCCCGCCCGGTCACCGACGTCCTCCTCAAGCGCGAGACCCTGGTGACGGTGCCCCCGTCGGTCACACCGGGGGAGATCGTCGAGCTGACGGCGCGCACCGGCTACTCCCGCTTCCCGGTGGCCGCCGGCACGGGTGCCTTCATGGGGTACGTCCATGTGAAGGACGTCCTCGACCTGGAGGACTCCGACCGCGCCGTGCCGCAGCACGTGTGGCGTCCGATGGCCACGCTGCGGGCGGAACTCCCGCTGGACGACGCGCTGACCGTCATGCGCCGGGCCGCCACGCATCTGGCCCAGGTGGCGGACGCCTCCGGCCGGGTGCTGGGCCTGGTCGCGCTGGAGGACGCGCTGGAGCTGCTGGTGGGCGAGGTCCACGACCCGGCCCACCCGGAGACCCCGGAGCCCGTCGCGCCGAAGGCGGAACCGGTGCCCCTGCGCCCGGCCCCCGCCCGGCCGCGCCAGAGCGGCGAACCGGAACAGGCACTCGCCACCTAG
- a CDS encoding AAA family ATPase: MDFGTQGPEAPADLAWMRGVDAYTMGAYPQAEEEFRAAARMDPGMADAWLGLHALRVDTTTALLRMYRHRDRFGEQRARHRRALNSWYWLGWWVQPVLESPRDLLLAHASHWLDGRHVPELDRALAGLPPVDTDPQVRFLHACRAYLVKDWDQLVRHTDPLLDDPLLGIEAGLFGGMARVRLETYGQAEPLLATALMRCRSEQPQRKELRYWLARAHEGTGRSAAALPLYRAVHRVDPAFMDTSARLAAIAEGDGYDDPADFAAITLSGAGQDTMDGPDGLDPLFGTEGRDLRLSEPDLPTGPLPSVPDRAVRVKSGVPVSPLPAGPTDPALLEEALAELERMVGLEPVKRQVKALSAQLNMARLRAGQGLPVQPPKRHFVFSGPSGTGKTTVARILGRVFYALGLLGGDHLVEAQRADLVGEYLGQTAVKANELIDSAIGGVLFVDEAYALSNSGYGKGDAYGDEALQVLLKRAEDNRDHLVVILAGYPEGMDRLLAANPGLSSRFTTRVDFPSYRPSELTEIGRVLAAENGDEWDEETLEELRSIAGHVVDQGWLDELGNGRFLRTLYEKSCAYRDLRLSICPGMLSREDLATLRLPDLMQAYGEVLSGRAPQDPSAM, from the coding sequence ATGGACTTCGGCACGCAGGGCCCCGAGGCCCCCGCCGACCTCGCCTGGATGCGAGGCGTGGACGCCTACACGATGGGCGCCTATCCGCAGGCGGAGGAGGAGTTCCGCGCCGCCGCGCGGATGGACCCGGGGATGGCCGACGCCTGGCTCGGACTGCACGCGCTCAGGGTCGACACGACCACGGCGCTGCTCAGGATGTACCGGCACCGCGACCGCTTCGGCGAACAGCGCGCCCGGCACCGCCGCGCCCTCAACTCCTGGTACTGGCTCGGCTGGTGGGTGCAGCCGGTGCTCGAGAGCCCGCGTGACCTGCTGCTGGCGCACGCCTCGCACTGGCTGGACGGCCGCCATGTGCCGGAGCTGGACCGGGCGCTGGCCGGACTGCCGCCCGTGGACACCGACCCGCAGGTGCGGTTCCTGCACGCCTGCCGCGCCTATCTGGTCAAGGACTGGGACCAGTTGGTCCGGCACACCGACCCGCTGCTCGACGACCCCCTGCTCGGCATAGAGGCCGGCCTGTTCGGCGGCATGGCCCGCGTCCGGCTGGAGACGTACGGGCAGGCCGAGCCGCTGCTGGCGACCGCCCTGATGCGCTGCCGCAGCGAACAGCCCCAGCGCAAGGAGCTGCGGTACTGGCTGGCCCGCGCGCACGAGGGCACCGGCCGCAGCGCCGCCGCGCTCCCGCTGTACCGGGCCGTGCACCGGGTCGACCCGGCGTTCATGGACACCTCCGCCCGGCTCGCCGCCATCGCCGAGGGCGACGGGTACGACGACCCGGCCGACTTCGCGGCGATCACCCTGTCCGGCGCCGGGCAGGACACGATGGACGGCCCCGACGGCCTCGACCCGCTGTTCGGCACCGAGGGCCGGGACCTCAGGCTCTCCGAGCCGGACCTGCCGACCGGACCGCTCCCCTCGGTGCCGGACCGGGCGGTCCGGGTGAAGAGCGGTGTCCCCGTCTCTCCCCTGCCGGCCGGGCCGACCGATCCGGCCTTACTGGAGGAGGCCCTCGCCGAGCTGGAGCGCATGGTGGGCCTGGAGCCCGTCAAGCGGCAGGTGAAGGCGCTCTCCGCGCAGTTGAACATGGCCCGGCTGCGCGCCGGGCAGGGGCTGCCGGTGCAGCCGCCGAAACGGCACTTCGTCTTCTCCGGCCCCTCAGGCACCGGCAAGACCACGGTGGCCCGCATCCTCGGCCGGGTCTTCTACGCCCTCGGGCTGCTCGGCGGCGACCACCTGGTGGAGGCGCAGCGGGCCGATCTGGTCGGGGAGTACCTGGGCCAGACCGCCGTGAAGGCCAACGAACTGATCGACTCGGCCATCGGCGGGGTCCTCTTCGTGGACGAGGCGTACGCGCTCTCCAACTCCGGGTACGGCAAGGGCGACGCCTACGGCGACGAGGCGCTCCAGGTGCTGCTGAAGCGGGCCGAGGACAACCGGGACCACCTGGTGGTGATCCTCGCCGGGTACCCCGAGGGCATGGACCGGCTGCTGGCCGCCAACCCCGGCCTGTCCTCCCGCTTCACCACCCGCGTGGACTTCCCCTCCTACCGCCCCTCCGAACTCACCGAGATCGGCCGGGTGCTCGCGGCGGAGAACGGCGACGAGTGGGACGAGGAGACGCTGGAGGAACTGCGCTCCATAGCGGGACACGTGGTCGACCAGGGTTGGCTCGACGAACTGGGCAACGGCCGGTTCCTGCGGACCCTTTACGAGAAGAGCTGCGCGTACCGGGATCTGCGGCTGTCCATCTGTCCGGGCATGCTCTCCCGCGAGGACCTGGCCACCCTGCGGCTGCCCGACCTGATGCAGGCGTACGGCGAGGTGCTGTCGGGCCGGGCACCGCAGGACCCGTCGGCGATGTGA
- a CDS encoding uridine kinase family protein, with protein MHDLAGRLRGLSPSLGPVRLVGVDGHAGSGKSTFAGHLSAALGGAPVLHLDDIARHDELFSWTGRLTAQVIEPLGRGEHARYAPYDWTLRAFGPPRDLPPAPVILVEGVGAGRRALRPHLASLLWMELPERESWARGRRRDGAAQREFWDGWTAAERAHFADDPSRPHADLLVRATPQGYKVLPGPASPL; from the coding sequence ATTCACGACCTCGCCGGCCGTCTGCGCGGCCTCTCCCCCTCCCTGGGGCCGGTCCGGCTGGTCGGCGTCGACGGACACGCGGGCTCCGGGAAGTCCACCTTCGCCGGGCACCTGTCCGCCGCGCTCGGCGGGGCACCGGTGCTGCACCTGGACGACATCGCCCGCCACGACGAGCTCTTCTCCTGGACCGGCCGCCTGACCGCCCAGGTGATCGAGCCGCTGGGCCGGGGTGAGCACGCGCGGTACGCCCCCTACGACTGGACCCTGCGCGCCTTCGGACCGCCGCGCGACCTGCCGCCCGCCCCCGTGATCCTGGTCGAGGGGGTGGGAGCGGGGCGCCGGGCGCTGCGCCCGCATCTGGCGTCGCTGCTGTGGATGGAGCTGCCCGAGCGGGAGTCCTGGGCGCGCGGACGCCGCCGGGACGGTGCCGCGCAGCGGGAGTTCTGGGACGGCTGGACGGCGGCGGAGCGCGCCCACTTCGCCGACGACCCCTCGCGCCCCCACGCGGACCTCTTGGTGCGCGCGACGCCGCAGGGGTACAAGGTGCTGCCAGGGCCCGCGAGCCCCCTCTGA